The Nitrospirota bacterium genome contains the following window.
TCTTTAGCGGAGCAGCATACGTAATACCTTTATGCAGGCAATCTCTTATATCATATTTTGACTCACATACGATATACTCGACAAGCTCAATAGAGGCCGTCTCATTATAATCAACAATCGGGAATACACTATTAAAGGCAGTCTGAAGCCCTATGTCTTCCCTTTTAGACGCAGGGATATCCTTTTGTAAAAATCGTTCAAATGAACGTTTCTGCACCTCTATTAGATTTGGCACTGCAATTATAACGGGGATCTTCCCAAAATCCTTTCTCTCGCGTAAAACTTTTGCCATGTCTCTCCTTCTTTTATTGGGTATTGGGGATTAGGGATTGGGGATTGGTTTTTACTAACCCCTAATCCCTAACCCCTAATCCCTATTTTATTTCTACCTTTGCACCTTGCTCTTCTAACTTTGCCTTGATTGTCTCAGCCTCTTCCTTGGAAATGCCTGTTTTGATTGGTTTTGGTGCTCCATCAACAAGTTCCTTTGCTTCTTTTAACCCGAGCCCTGTAAGTTCCCTGACTACTTTTATAACCTGTATCTTTTTGTCTCCGGCAGAGGCAAGGACAGCATCAAAACTGGTCTTTTCTTCCACAGGTGCAGCAGCGGCTACAGGGCCTCCCGTAGCAGCCACAGAAACAGGAGCTGCTGCTGTAACGCCGTACCTCTCTTCAAATTCTTTTATAAACTTGGACATTTCAAGGATTGTCATTTTGTCTATAAACCCAAAAACCTGCTCTTTTGTAACTTCAGCCATTACTTAACCTCCTTTTTTATTTAAATTATGAGTTGAGAGTTAAAAGTTAAGAGCTTAGAAGAAAAATAAATTTTTCACTTTTAACTTTCAACTTTTAACTTTTTGTTCTTCAATGCTTCCATCGCACAGATAAACCCCGATAAGGTTGCATTTAATGCTCCTGCCAGCCTGCTTAAAGGTGACTGCATTGCTCCAATAAACATGGATAACAGAACTCCTCTCGGTGGAAGTTGTGCAACTGATTTCACATCTTCAGCACTGCAGAGTCCTCCCTCGATAACTCCACCCCTGATCCTGAGCTTTTCATTCTTATTAGCAAACTCAAGAACCTTTTTTGCAAGGAGTATTGGGTCATCGTAGCTAAAAGCAATACCTATTGGTCCTGCGAACTCTCCTTTAGCAGCGTCGATCGAGGTACCTGACGATGCCTTTTTGGCCAGCGTGTTTTTAACTACCTTGTAATCAATAGCTGCTGCCCTGAGGGTCTTCCTAAAGTCTCCAAGCTCCTGGACTGTAAGGCCTTTATAATCGGTGAAAACAACACCCTTAGCCTTCATGAATTTATCCCTGAGTTCAGAGATTAACTGGGCTTTTTGCTCCTTTGCTCCGCTCGGAGAAATTTTACGGTTTGCTTGTTTTTCCAGTTTTCATCCCTCCTTTCCTTATACCGAATCGGCATCCTTTCGGACTTCTGAGACTCAATGGAATAGGTCTTATAAGTCCTATAAGACCTATTTAAAAGTTGAGAGTTAAAAGCTCCTGAACTTCTAAACTCACATAACTTTTCATTGGTCTCGGCAGGCTATGAGCTTAGCTCACAATTATGCCTCCTGCACCTGCTGTCTCAGACCGTTTAATCCCCCTAAGGGGGGCTTATTTCCCAACTGCCCCTGTAATCCTGGATACATCTATAGATATTCCAGGACCCATGGTAGATGAGATACTCAATTTTTTCAGATACTTGCCTTTGCTTGTCGATGGTTTTGCCTTTATTATAGATTCCAAAACCGCATTTGCATTTTCGAGTAGCTTCTGGCTGTCAAAGGATACTT
Protein-coding sequences here:
- the rplL gene encoding 50S ribosomal protein L7/L12 — translated: MAEVTKEQVFGFIDKMTILEMSKFIKEFEERYGVTAAAPVSVAATGGPVAAAAPVEEKTSFDAVLASAGDKKIQVIKVVRELTGLGLKEAKELVDGAPKPIKTGISKEEAETIKAKLEEQGAKVEIK
- a CDS encoding 50S ribosomal protein L10, yielding MKAKGVVFTDYKGLTVQELGDFRKTLRAAAIDYKVVKNTLAKKASSGTSIDAAKGEFAGPIGIAFSYDDPILLAKKVLEFANKNEKLRIRGGVIEGGLCSAEDVKSVAQLPPRGVLLSMFIGAMQSPLSRLAGALNATLSGFICAMEALKNKKLKVES